The proteins below come from a single Myxococcales bacterium genomic window:
- a CDS encoding trypsin-like peptidase domain-containing protein produces the protein MLHALLTLALGAAAVAPSANGWQDVLDRVAASVVVMRVNAPRAFDGNSTGYMTATGFVVDAERGILLTNRHVVMPGPVVSEAVFLNNEEVDVHAIYRDPVHDFGFYRFDPADVKFMDVKPLHLAPEKAHVGVEIRVVGNDAGEKLSFLAGTLARLDRDAPAYGRSGYNDFNTFYYQAASSTSGGSSGSPVVDLDGDVIAINAGGSRSAASSFYLPLDRVVRALDLIRAGDPVSRGTLQTTLKHLPYDELRRLGLRPETEAESRRRFPDGTGMIVVSQNVREGPADGHLAPGDIIVRLNGKFVTAFIPIEVVLDNHVGKTVMVEVERGGEPISVELTVGDLHAITPSRYLEFGGGILNELSYQQARNYSVPISGVFVSAPGYSLGNARIAAGSIITQVDGVDVPTLEAFEKEMSSKADGARVPIRHYSLRSPRSTAISVVRVDRRWFTMQRCTRDDSIGRWPCELSPAPPPPELLKPASTRFTEEGDRALRSLAPSIATVTYDIPYRLDGVHGDSFQGAGLVVDAKRGLVVVDRETVPIAMGDVTLTFGGSVQVPGEVVYLHPEHNLAVIRYDPRLVGNTPIRAATLRPRSLSAGDDVWLVGLSLRQRLISRKTKISGLEPISLSLTYPPRFRDRNLDGYAITDSTSTIGGVLSDAKGRVHALWASYSSGHGKNMVSFFVGIPIERVIEIIEPLQAGIDINWRSLGVELSPLNIAAARDRGLSDARAAQLEKANPTAARVLSVVRLSFGSPAADLLEEGDLLLEIEGDPVSDFAHVERACQAERVNLRILRDGDELELTVPTQLMHGAGTQRALLWAGTLLQRPPPAVATQRKLPRSGVYVARFWFGSPANRYGLRATRRITAVDGIPTPDLDAFLDVVAHKPDRGAVRIELVDLDGRIEVITLKLDLDFWPTYELVRDDKGWSRRRVDPG, from the coding sequence ATGCTGCACGCACTCCTTACTCTGGCGCTCGGCGCTGCTGCGGTCGCGCCTTCGGCCAACGGATGGCAAGACGTCCTCGACCGGGTTGCCGCCTCGGTCGTCGTGATGAGAGTCAATGCCCCGCGCGCCTTCGACGGGAACTCCACGGGCTACATGACGGCAACCGGTTTCGTCGTCGATGCAGAGCGAGGCATTCTGCTCACCAATCGCCACGTAGTGATGCCGGGCCCGGTGGTTTCTGAAGCCGTTTTTCTGAATAACGAAGAGGTGGATGTCCACGCGATCTATCGCGATCCCGTTCACGACTTTGGCTTTTACCGGTTCGACCCCGCAGATGTGAAATTCATGGATGTGAAGCCCCTGCACCTCGCGCCCGAGAAAGCTCACGTGGGCGTCGAAATCCGCGTCGTGGGAAATGACGCCGGCGAAAAGCTCTCGTTTCTAGCCGGGACCCTGGCGCGCCTGGATCGGGACGCGCCGGCCTACGGTCGCTCGGGCTACAACGACTTCAATACATTCTACTACCAGGCCGCTTCGAGTACGTCAGGTGGGTCTTCTGGATCTCCCGTTGTGGATCTCGATGGGGACGTGATTGCGATCAACGCCGGGGGGTCGCGATCAGCGGCTTCGAGTTTTTACCTGCCTCTCGATCGCGTCGTGCGTGCCCTGGACCTGATACGCGCGGGAGATCCTGTTTCGCGCGGAACCCTGCAAACAACCCTGAAGCATCTCCCCTACGACGAATTGCGCCGCCTGGGCCTGCGCCCAGAGACCGAGGCCGAGTCTCGCAGACGTTTTCCCGACGGCACCGGAATGATCGTGGTGAGCCAGAATGTCCGAGAAGGTCCAGCGGATGGTCATCTGGCGCCGGGCGACATCATTGTTCGGCTCAACGGAAAATTCGTGACCGCGTTCATTCCCATTGAAGTCGTCCTCGACAATCACGTCGGAAAAACCGTGATGGTGGAAGTCGAGCGCGGTGGCGAACCTATTTCTGTCGAGTTGACCGTGGGTGATCTGCACGCCATCACACCTTCGCGCTACCTCGAGTTTGGCGGCGGCATTCTCAACGAACTTTCCTATCAGCAGGCGCGCAATTATTCGGTTCCGATCAGCGGAGTATTCGTCTCGGCGCCCGGTTATTCGCTGGGAAATGCGCGAATCGCTGCGGGTTCGATCATTACCCAGGTCGACGGTGTAGACGTTCCGACCTTGGAAGCGTTCGAAAAGGAAATGTCGTCGAAGGCCGATGGTGCGCGAGTCCCGATTCGGCACTACTCCCTTCGCAGTCCGCGCTCCACAGCGATCTCGGTGGTCCGGGTAGACCGCCGCTGGTTCACGATGCAGCGATGCACTCGCGACGATTCCATCGGGCGTTGGCCGTGTGAGCTATCTCCTGCTCCGCCGCCACCGGAATTGTTGAAGCCGGCCAGCACGCGCTTCACCGAAGAGGGCGACCGTGCACTGCGCTCGCTCGCTCCGTCGATTGCCACGGTGACCTACGACATCCCGTATCGCCTGGACGGAGTTCACGGCGATAGCTTCCAGGGAGCGGGTCTCGTGGTCGATGCCAAGCGCGGTCTGGTGGTGGTCGATCGCGAAACCGTGCCCATTGCCATGGGCGACGTGACCCTGACCTTCGGCGGTTCGGTCCAGGTGCCCGGGGAGGTCGTCTATCTGCACCCCGAGCACAATCTCGCGGTGATTCGCTACGACCCGCGCCTGGTTGGAAATACGCCAATTCGCGCCGCCACCCTGCGGCCCCGGTCTCTCAGCGCGGGAGACGACGTGTGGCTGGTCGGTTTGAGCTTGCGACAACGGTTGATCTCGCGAAAGACCAAAATTTCTGGACTGGAACCGATCTCGCTTTCGCTTACCTATCCGCCGCGGTTTCGCGATCGAAATCTCGACGGTTACGCGATCACCGATTCGACCTCGACCATCGGCGGCGTGCTCTCGGATGCGAAGGGGAGGGTGCACGCCCTCTGGGCATCCTATTCGAGCGGGCACGGCAAGAACATGGTTTCGTTCTTCGTCGGGATTCCGATCGAGCGCGTGATCGAGATCATCGAACCGTTGCAAGCGGGCATCGACATCAACTGGCGTAGTCTGGGTGTTGAATTGAGTCCGCTAAACATTGCGGCGGCGCGGGACCGCGGTCTTTCCGATGCTCGGGCCGCGCAGCTCGAAAAGGCCAACCCCACCGCAGCACGAGTGCTCTCGGTCGTCCGGCTCAGCTTTGGAAGTCCCGCCGCAGATCTGCTCGAAGAAGGCGATCTCCTGCTCGAAATCGAGGGTGATCCCGTTTCAGACTTCGCCCATGTCGAGCGCGCCTGTCAGGCCGAGCGAGTGAATCTGCGGATCTTGCGCGACGGCGACGAACTCGAACTCACGGTCCCCACCCAGTTGATGCACGGTGCGGGCACTCAGCGGGCTCTGCTGTGGGCGGGCACTTTGCTGCAACGACCGCCCCCCGCGGTTGCGACCCAGCGCAAACTTCCCCGCTCCGGGGTCTACGTGGCTCGCTTCTGGTTTGGTTCGCCGGCCAATCGCTATGGCTTGCGCGCAACCCGACGGATTACCGCGGTGGACGGCATACCCACACCAGACCTCGACGCCTTTCTCGAC
- a CDS encoding riboflavin synthase: protein MFTGIVETVGEVISAVPRGDGCRLQVWAPGVVEGVSLGDSIAVDGACLTVCDLVGDEVSFEAVRETLDCTAVGSLVKGSKVNLERAMRADGRFDGHIVQGHVDGVGRVVDLKRKANDVELHIECSRELAGLLVNKGSVTVHGVSLTVVEAGEAGFHVALIPHTLEVTTLGGLAKEDPVNLEADILGKYISRYLARIAPEVK from the coding sequence ATGTTTACTGGAATCGTGGAAACCGTGGGCGAGGTCATCTCGGCCGTGCCCCGAGGTGACGGCTGTCGTCTGCAAGTGTGGGCGCCCGGGGTAGTCGAGGGAGTTTCGCTCGGAGACAGCATCGCCGTAGACGGTGCCTGCTTGACCGTGTGCGATCTGGTGGGCGACGAAGTCAGTTTTGAGGCCGTGCGAGAAACACTGGACTGCACTGCGGTGGGCTCCCTGGTAAAGGGATCCAAGGTCAATCTCGAGCGGGCCATGCGAGCCGATGGCCGCTTCGATGGCCATATCGTTCAGGGCCACGTGGACGGTGTCGGAAGGGTCGTCGACCTCAAGCGAAAGGCCAACGATGTCGAACTGCATATTGAATGTTCGAGAGAATTGGCGGGCCTGCTCGTGAATAAGGGATCCGTTACGGTCCACGGGGTGTCTCTTACCGTGGTCGAGGCGGGTGAAGCGGGATTCCACGTTGCGCTGATTCCTCACACCCTCGAGGTCACGACCCTGGGCGGACTTGCGAAAGAAGACCCGGTGAACCTCGAAGCGGACATTCTCGGCAAGTACATCTCACGCTATCTGGCGCGAATCGCCCCTGAGGTCAAATAG
- the thrC gene encoding threonine synthase, with translation MAGSGNKPHHTAWFESLDDTSERYALDEIVYTDRSGGLLQVVHDMEELRKTTASEWKNLFAKRRGGSEWPYGSGVWCMKEWVLPEIQSNNVVSMYEGNTNLYWAERFGRELGVEDLWIKLCGNSHTGSFKDLGMTVLVSMVKEMISRGKEIPAVACASTGDTSAALAAYAAAAGIPSIVFLPKGKISMAQLIQPVANGAIVFSLDTDFDGCMEIVRRVAEKDGIYLANSMNSLRIEGQKTIAAEIVQQFDWEVPDWLVIPGGNLGNVSALAKGLDMMLELGLIPRKPRICVAQAESANPLYLSYQKDFKTFEPIAARTTVASAIQIGNPVSIKKAIDALVRYDGVVEQASEVEIMEACARADRTGLFNCPHTGVAIAATTKLIERGLIKSSDRVVVISTAHGLKFIDFKLNYHNMSVADTIPEHPNPPIELPADYQQVRDRMMSEIDLRRSS, from the coding sequence ATGGCTGGATCTGGGAACAAGCCCCACCACACCGCCTGGTTCGAGAGCTTGGACGACACAAGCGAGCGCTACGCCCTCGACGAGATCGTGTATACGGATCGCAGTGGCGGTCTGCTGCAGGTCGTTCACGACATGGAAGAGCTTCGCAAGACCACAGCCTCCGAATGGAAGAACCTGTTTGCGAAACGCCGCGGCGGCAGCGAGTGGCCCTACGGCTCGGGTGTCTGGTGCATGAAAGAATGGGTACTGCCCGAGATCCAGAGCAACAACGTGGTTTCAATGTACGAGGGCAACACCAATCTCTATTGGGCCGAGCGCTTCGGCCGGGAGCTTGGGGTGGAAGATCTGTGGATCAAACTCTGCGGCAATTCCCATACTGGTTCGTTCAAGGATCTCGGCATGACGGTGCTGGTGTCGATGGTCAAGGAAATGATTTCCCGGGGAAAGGAGATCCCGGCCGTGGCTTGTGCCTCGACCGGCGACACCTCGGCGGCCCTTGCGGCCTACGCGGCGGCGGCGGGCATACCGTCCATCGTGTTCCTACCAAAGGGCAAGATCTCGATGGCCCAGCTCATCCAACCGGTCGCCAACGGCGCGATCGTCTTTTCACTCGATACCGACTTCGACGGCTGTATGGAGATTGTCCGGCGCGTGGCTGAAAAAGATGGGATCTATCTCGCCAATTCGATGAACAGCTTGCGGATCGAGGGCCAGAAAACCATCGCTGCGGAGATCGTTCAGCAGTTCGATTGGGAGGTGCCCGACTGGTTGGTGATTCCCGGCGGCAACCTCGGGAACGTCTCGGCCCTGGCCAAGGGATTGGACATGATGCTCGAGCTCGGGCTGATCCCGCGAAAGCCTCGCATTTGCGTAGCCCAGGCCGAATCCGCGAACCCGCTCTACCTCTCCTACCAGAAGGACTTCAAGACCTTCGAGCCAATTGCAGCCCGGACGACCGTGGCCAGTGCCATTCAAATTGGCAACCCAGTCTCGATCAAGAAGGCAATTGATGCCCTGGTCCGGTACGACGGCGTGGTCGAGCAGGCGAGCGAAGTCGAAATCATGGAAGCCTGTGCTCGGGCAGATCGCACTGGTTTGTTCAACTGTCCGCACACCGGTGTGGCGATCGCCGCGACCACCAAGTTGATCGAGCGAGGCTTGATCAAGTCGAGTGACCGGGTGGTGGTGATTTCGACGGCCCACGGTCTCAAGTTCATCGATTTCAAATTGAATTATCACAACATGTCGGTGGCCGACACCATTCCGGAGCATCCCAATCCCCCGATCGAGTTGCCGGCCGACTATCAGCAGGTTCGCGATCGAATGATGAGCGAGATCGATCTGCGTCGGAGCAGCTGA
- a CDS encoding homoserine dehydrogenase — protein sequence MATEGARAGVGIGLVGFGTIGAGVAKVLIKNASLIETRLGFPLRLVRIADLDLETDRGVDLAGIRFDDDSPGLLSDPEVDIVIELVGGYDFARKLCLDAIANGKHVVTANKALLAVHGDEIFSAASKQGVDVAFEAAVGGGIPILRSLREGLAANQIQSVYGILNGTTNFVLTEMERTGAAFEDVLKQAQDLGYAEADPTFDVEGVDAAHKLALLTSMAFGSTLDFKSISTEGIGKLIPLDFESAANNGYRIKLLGIAKHHLDADGREVIEARVHPTMIPRDSLLANVDGAMNAVAVRGDAVGPTLFYGAGAGALPTASAVVGDLMELAREIRRGQSGRVAPLGFPQAALSPKPLLSLGDLVSRYYLRIEALDRPGVLAKIASALGKCGVGIESITQRAALCGETSVPLVLWTHEVKESALREALVLIDGLSEVTAESSVIRIEEDL from the coding sequence ATGGCCACTGAAGGTGCACGAGCAGGTGTAGGGATAGGATTGGTGGGCTTCGGCACCATCGGCGCGGGGGTCGCCAAGGTGTTGATCAAAAACGCGTCACTGATCGAAACCCGGTTGGGGTTTCCACTTCGGTTGGTGCGCATTGCGGACCTCGATCTCGAGACGGATCGCGGTGTCGATCTGGCGGGAATTCGCTTTGACGACGACAGCCCGGGGCTGCTCTCTGATCCCGAGGTCGATATCGTGATCGAGTTGGTGGGCGGTTACGACTTTGCGCGCAAGCTCTGCCTCGACGCGATCGCGAACGGCAAGCATGTCGTGACCGCAAACAAGGCATTGCTCGCCGTTCACGGCGACGAGATCTTTTCCGCGGCAAGTAAGCAGGGTGTCGATGTCGCCTTTGAAGCGGCGGTCGGCGGCGGCATTCCCATTCTTCGCTCGTTGCGCGAGGGGCTCGCGGCCAATCAGATCCAGAGCGTGTACGGGATTCTGAATGGGACCACCAATTTCGTGTTGACCGAGATGGAGCGAACCGGCGCGGCGTTCGAAGATGTATTGAAGCAGGCCCAGGATCTCGGCTACGCGGAGGCCGATCCCACCTTCGACGTCGAGGGCGTGGACGCGGCGCACAAGCTTGCGCTGCTGACCTCGATGGCGTTTGGCTCGACCCTGGATTTCAAATCGATCTCGACGGAAGGGATCGGGAAGCTGATTCCGCTCGACTTCGAGTCCGCAGCCAATAACGGCTACCGGATCAAGCTGCTGGGGATTGCGAAGCATCACCTGGACGCGGACGGCCGCGAGGTGATCGAAGCCCGGGTGCACCCGACCATGATTCCGCGCGACAGCCTGCTGGCCAATGTCGACGGCGCGATGAACGCCGTTGCGGTGCGGGGAGATGCAGTCGGTCCCACCCTCTTCTACGGAGCGGGCGCCGGAGCACTCCCCACCGCGAGCGCCGTAGTGGGTGATCTGATGGAATTGGCTCGGGAAATTCGCCGGGGGCAGAGCGGGCGCGTTGCACCGCTCGGCTTCCCCCAGGCCGCCCTCAGCCCCAAACCGCTACTCTCTCTGGGTGATCTGGTGTCGCGCTACTACCTGCGAATCGAAGCCCTGGATCGCCCCGGGGTGTTGGCCAAGATCGCAAGTGCGCTCGGAAAGTGCGGCGTTGGGATCGAGTCGATCACCCAGCGGGCAGCGCTCTGCGGCGAGACCTCGGTGCCGCTGGTCCTGTGGACCCACGAGGTCAAGGAATCTGCGTTGCGAGAGGCGCTCGTGTTGATCGACGGATTGTCCGAAGTGACCGCGGAATCGAGTGTCATCCGTATTGAAGAGGATCTCTAG
- a CDS encoding aminotransferase class I/II-fold pyridoxal phosphate-dependent enzyme, producing MRAARRAGEDIVDLGMGNPDLPSPPHVIEKIVEAAHNPKNHRYSESRGIPNLRAAITEWYDRRHGVTLDPDGEAIAVIGAKEGFSHFVLMTVGPGDVVLCQDPAYPIHQYSVIIAGGDLRAVPLTPDTDFIENLDQAIKRTWPKPKLLILSFPANPTTQVVDLAFFERVVEFAREHDLMVLHDFAYAEIAFDGYKPPSILEVPGAKDIAIEFVSLSKSHSMAGWRVGFACGNREMVGALARIKSYLDYGMPQSIQIGAISALRGPQDCVAENVQEYKGRRDALVDGLGQPGEGMWKIDKPLATMFVWAKIPEAFRSMGSLEFSKLLLKQAKVAVSAGIGFGETGEGHVRFALVENKHRIRQAVRGIRRVLRDAEGSG from the coding sequence ATGCGCGCCGCGCGCAGAGCGGGAGAGGACATCGTCGATCTGGGCATGGGGAATCCCGATCTGCCGAGTCCGCCCCATGTGATCGAGAAGATCGTCGAGGCGGCGCACAACCCGAAGAACCACCGCTATTCCGAATCCCGCGGCATTCCCAACCTGCGTGCGGCGATCACTGAATGGTACGACCGTCGTCACGGAGTCACCCTCGACCCCGACGGCGAGGCGATCGCAGTGATCGGCGCCAAGGAAGGCTTTTCGCATTTCGTATTGATGACCGTGGGACCGGGTGACGTGGTATTGTGTCAAGACCCGGCGTATCCCATTCATCAGTACTCGGTGATCATCGCCGGTGGTGACTTGCGCGCGGTACCTTTGACTCCGGATACTGACTTCATCGAGAATCTCGATCAGGCGATCAAGCGCACCTGGCCCAAGCCCAAGCTCTTGATTCTTTCGTTTCCGGCAAATCCCACCACCCAGGTCGTCGATCTCGCGTTCTTTGAGCGCGTCGTCGAATTCGCTCGGGAGCACGACCTGATGGTGCTGCACGATTTCGCGTATGCAGAAATCGCCTTCGATGGTTACAAGCCGCCGAGCATTCTCGAAGTGCCGGGGGCCAAGGACATCGCGATCGAATTTGTCTCGCTATCGAAGAGTCATTCGATGGCGGGTTGGAGAGTGGGGTTTGCCTGCGGCAATCGAGAGATGGTCGGAGCTCTCGCGCGCATCAAGAGCTATCTGGACTACGGTATGCCCCAGTCGATCCAGATCGGGGCCATCAGTGCCTTGCGCGGGCCACAAGACTGCGTCGCTGAGAACGTCCAGGAATACAAAGGGCGGCGGGACGCGCTCGTCGATGGGCTGGGACAACCCGGGGAAGGCATGTGGAAGATCGACAAACCGCTTGCGACGATGTTTGTCTGGGCCAAGATTCCAGAGGCGTTTCGCAGCATGGGTTCACTCGAATTTTCGAAGCTGTTGCTCAAGCAGGCCAAAGTCGCGGTATCTGCGGGTATTGGTTTTGGCGAGACCGGTGAGGGACACGTGCGCTTTGCGCTGGTCGAAAACAAGCATCGCATTCGACAGGCAGTTCGGGGCATTCGCCGTGTCCTGCGCGACGCCGAGGGTTCCGGCTGA
- a CDS encoding amino acid permease yields the protein MDPEPDAVIVGADPRDKLKRELSLSDAIFLVVACVIGAGIFFTPGRVAELVPHPGWILAAWLIGGVLSLAGALANAELGAMFPHAGGNYVYLREGVHPIAGFLVGWLSFFAIFAGTIAALSAVAAEVICAGLGISNVWMIPIAIGITLVFSALNVPGVRSGARANNLMSIIKIVALVVFCVFGAMSGQGDFSRLIPTALPEGVSTPTLMGLGLAMSPVLFSYLGWNSSVYVASELRNPGRNLPISLFGALAICTGLYLAINCVYLYALPLESLVGVVDAGKASALMLFGPIGGTLVGLFVLASVLGTTNATILLGPRIAYSMALDGLFFRGVQSVNPKFRTPVAAIWVQAAATIGILLVLGSFPSALDFTTFAILLASMADIVALYRLRQQQPERSRPYRAWGYPWVPGLYFLSIAAIALTMIQGRPLECLMGAGMLVAGLPFYFLFIALNRSRKSTSA from the coding sequence GTGGATCCGGAACCAGACGCGGTGATCGTCGGGGCAGACCCCCGGGACAAACTCAAACGAGAGCTTTCGCTCTCGGATGCGATCTTCCTCGTGGTCGCCTGTGTGATCGGCGCCGGTATCTTCTTCACGCCGGGGCGCGTCGCCGAACTCGTTCCCCATCCCGGCTGGATCCTCGCTGCGTGGTTGATCGGCGGAGTGTTGTCATTGGCGGGTGCGCTCGCCAACGCTGAACTGGGAGCCATGTTTCCACACGCGGGGGGCAACTACGTCTACCTGCGCGAAGGCGTCCATCCGATTGCCGGCTTTCTGGTCGGTTGGTTGAGCTTCTTCGCAATCTTCGCGGGCACGATCGCCGCGCTGTCCGCGGTGGCCGCCGAGGTGATCTGCGCAGGTCTCGGTATTTCGAACGTGTGGATGATTCCAATCGCCATTGGCATCACCTTGGTGTTCTCAGCTTTGAATGTGCCGGGCGTGCGTTCGGGAGCCCGGGCAAACAATCTGATGTCGATCATCAAGATTGTTGCGCTGGTCGTCTTTTGCGTGTTCGGCGCAATGTCGGGGCAGGGCGACTTCTCGCGGCTCATCCCCACGGCCCTTCCAGAGGGCGTTTCCACTCCAACCCTGATGGGACTTGGGCTCGCGATGTCCCCGGTTCTCTTCAGCTATCTGGGGTGGAATTCTTCGGTCTACGTCGCGAGTGAACTGCGCAATCCCGGGCGCAACCTGCCCATCTCGTTGTTTGGCGCCCTGGCGATTTGCACCGGCCTCTATTTGGCGATCAATTGTGTCTATCTCTATGCGCTCCCCCTCGAATCCTTGGTGGGGGTCGTCGACGCGGGGAAAGCCTCGGCGCTGATGTTGTTCGGGCCGATTGGCGGGACTCTGGTCGGCCTGTTCGTGTTGGCCTCGGTTTTGGGTACAACCAACGCAACGATCTTGTTGGGACCGCGGATTGCATATTCAATGGCGCTGGACGGCCTGTTTTTCCGCGGTGTCCAATCGGTGAATCCAAAATTTCGCACACCCGTTGCGGCGATCTGGGTCCAGGCTGCTGCGACGATCGGCATCTTGTTGGTATTGGGGAGCTTCCCCAGCGCGCTCGACTTCACGACGTTCGCGATCCTGCTGGCCTCAATGGCCGACATCGTGGCGCTGTATCGACTGCGCCAGCAGCAGCCCGAAAGATCGCGTCCGTATCGCGCGTGGGGCTATCCGTGGGTTCCCGGTCTCTACTTTCTGAGCATCGCGGCGATCGCTTTGACAATGATTCAGGGCCGCCCCCTCGAATGCCTGATGGGCGCGGGAATGCTCGTCGCCGGGCTGCCTTTCTACTTCCTGTTCATCGCGCTCAATCGGTCGCGAAAGTCGACCTCGGCGTGA